Proteins co-encoded in one Arachis hypogaea cultivar Tifrunner chromosome 13, arahy.Tifrunner.gnm2.J5K5, whole genome shotgun sequence genomic window:
- the LOC112732799 gene encoding tetraspanin-10 encodes MGVGTSTFVTRWINFLTMVLAIVVIVFGAWMSMHHDGCRKSLTLPVLALGAVIFLISIVGFLGALKNNSILLWIYLILLFFVLVGILVFTVLVFIVTNDGSGHSVTGLRYKEYQLQDYSSWFLKELNNSHNWERLRVCLVKSDDCNKLSKKYKTLKEYKLAKLSPVEAGCCRPPSQCGFPAVNSSYYDLTFHPASANKDCKRYKNSGAIKCYDCDSCKAGVAQYMKIEWRVVAIFNVVLFVVLCIVYFVGCCARRNAARGHSKA; translated from the exons ATGGGTGTCGGAACTAGCACCTTCGTTACCAGATGGATCAACTTCctcaccatg GTTTTAGCCATCGTTGTCATAGTATTTGGGGCGTGGATGAGCATGCATCATGATGGGTGCAGAAAGTCTCTCACTTTACCTGTGTTAGCCCTTGGAGCAGTTATTTTCTTAAT ATCCATAGTCGGTTTTTTGGGCGCCCTGAAAAATAACTCCATACTGTTGTGGATT TATCTGATCTTGCTGTTCTTTGTCTTGGTGGGAATCTTGGTGTTCACTGTATTGGT GTTCATTGTGACTAATGATGGATCAGGTCATAGTGTGACTGGATTGAG GTACAaggagtatcaacttcaagattATAGCTCTTGGTTTCTCAAAGAG TTGAACAATTCTCACAACTGGGAGCGACTTAGGGTTTGTCTTGTTAAATCTGATGACTGCAATAAACTATCCAAAAAATATAAG ACTCTCAAAGAATATAAACTAGCTAAGTTGAGCCCTGTCGAGGCTGGTTGCTGCCGACCACCTTCCCA ATGTGGGTTTCCCGCTGTAAATTCCTCCTACTATGACTTGACATTTCATCCGGCTAGTGCTAACAAAGATTGCAAGCGATACAAAAATTCCGGAGCTATCAAATGTTATGACTGTGATTCTTGCAA GGCTGGAGTGGCACAATACATGAAAATTGAGTGGAGAGTTGTAGCAATATTCAATGTTGTGCTATTTGTTGTGTTG TGTATTGTATACTTTGTGGGATGCTGTGCAAGACGAAATGCTGCCAGGGGCCATTCTAAAGCTTAA